A single Vigna radiata var. radiata cultivar VC1973A chromosome 8, Vradiata_ver6, whole genome shotgun sequence DNA region contains:
- the LOC106770076 gene encoding putative disease resistance protein RGA3: MAESLLFGFAESLLRKLATAAVQEASLGLGVDRQLQQMKATTALIKAVLLDAEQKNPHSSALSEWLVQVKHMFSEAEDIVDDFECEALRKHVVNTYGGSSRKVRRSCEMGGCPALSKRFHPIIGYDWHRISHVKKVYIGRSL, from the exons ATGGCGGAATCACTTCTTTTCGGCTTCGCGGAATCGCTCCTACGGAAGCTTGCCACTGCTGCCGTTCAAGAAGCTTCTTTGGGGCTTGGTGTGGATCGCCAGCTACAACAGATGAAAGCAACTACGGCACTCATCAAAGCTGTGCTGTTAGATGCAGAGCAGAAGAATCCGCATAGCAGTGCACTGAGCGAATGGCTAGTTCAAGTCAAGCACATGTTTTCTGAGGCTGAAGATATAGTCGATGATTTTGAGTGCGAAGCGTTGCGGAAGCATGTTGTCAACACCTATGGTGGCTCCTCAAGGAAGGTACGCC GATCCTGCGAGATGGG TGGTTGTCCTGCATTATCCAAAAGATTCCACCCTATAATTGGATACGATTGGCACAGAATATCACAcgtaaaaaaagtttatattggTAGATCCTTGTAG